One region of Sphingomonas abietis genomic DNA includes:
- a CDS encoding acyltransferase family protein, translating to MSRAPTATGPRHPHDRAGRRLASLDLLRGLTVLGMIIVNSTAGVSRRDGPVFPLLLHAEWAGFTIADSIFPAFILMVGVSIAISSRGLPETSRILVRAGRLVLLGLFLSNMFWLYDNETYHLRLPGVLQRIGIAYAVVALVYPRTGWRARAALAAGLLLAYWPLCLLPSPDGLPTDLWVPGHNFVSWFDRAVLGGARFVLGPQGYDPEGLLSTLPTIAEALIGTLIGDFLRRGLAPRAAARLMALAGAASILVGIGWGWLFPIAKNLWTSPFVLVSSGIALLVLAALHMLYDRGDAPVRKGGLLGPFGRNAIAAYTLHEVTAFILTSDALQWPFHQLAPMVGTRIAALAPVLLFTALVWWPIAAMDRRGWYLKI from the coding sequence ATGAGCCGCGCACCGACCGCGACCGGGCCGCGCCACCCGCACGACCGCGCCGGGCGTCGCCTCGCCTCGCTCGACCTGCTGCGCGGGCTGACCGTGCTCGGCATGATCATCGTCAACAGCACCGCGGGCGTCTCGCGCCGCGACGGGCCGGTGTTCCCGCTGCTGCTCCACGCCGAATGGGCGGGCTTCACCATCGCGGACAGCATCTTCCCGGCCTTCATCCTGATGGTCGGCGTGTCGATCGCGATTTCGTCGCGCGGCCTGCCGGAGACGAGCCGCATCCTGGTGCGTGCCGGGCGGCTGGTGCTGCTCGGGCTGTTCCTCTCGAACATGTTCTGGTTGTACGACAACGAGACCTATCATCTCCGCCTGCCCGGCGTGCTCCAGCGGATCGGGATCGCCTATGCGGTGGTCGCGCTGGTCTATCCGCGCACCGGCTGGCGGGCGCGGGCGGCGCTCGCCGCCGGGCTGTTGCTGGCCTATTGGCCGCTCTGCCTGCTGCCTTCGCCGGACGGCCTGCCGACCGACCTCTGGGTGCCGGGCCATAATTTCGTCTCCTGGTTCGATCGCGCCGTGCTGGGCGGCGCCCGCTTCGTGCTCGGCCCGCAAGGCTATGACCCGGAAGGGCTGCTCAGCACGCTGCCGACCATCGCCGAGGCGCTGATCGGCACGCTGATCGGCGATTTCCTTCGTCGCGGCCTGGCGCCGCGCGCGGCGGCGCGGCTGATGGCGCTGGCAGGAGCGGCGTCGATCCTGGTCGGCATCGGCTGGGGCTGGCTGTTCCCGATCGCCAAGAATCTGTGGACCAGCCCGTTCGTGCTGGTGTCGTCGGGGATCGCGCTGCTGGTGCTGGCGGCGCTCCACATGCTCTACGACCGTGGCGACGCGCCGGTCCGCAAGGGCGGCCTGCTCGGCCCGTTCGGGCGCAACGCCATCGCCGCCTACACGCTGCACGAGGTCACCGCCTTCATCCTGACCTCGGATGCGCTGCAATGGCCGTTCCACCAGCTGGCGCCCATGGTCGGCACGCGGATCGCGGCGCTGGCGCCGGTGCTGCTGTTCACGGCGCTGGTCTGGTGGCCGATCGCGGCGATGGACCGGCGCGGCTGGTATCTGAAGATCTAG
- the nagE gene encoding N-acetylglucosamine-specific PTS transporter subunit IIBC produces MKISVQALQPLGRALMLPIAVLPIAGLLLRLGQPDLLDIPFVAAAGSAVFDNLGLLFAVGIAVGFARDGNGAAGLAGIVCFLVATHGAATLLTVPPGTGAGLPADALALATDAFRTKAIDKISVPIGILSGIIAGSAYNRWSGIRLPDYLSFFGGRRFVPIVSGVAGLGLAAVIGFAYSAIATGMDALSGGIIHSGVFGLFLYGVLNRLLIVTGLHHILNNVAWFIVGDFHGSTGDLNRFFAGDPSAGAFMTGFFPVMMFGLPAACLAMYRAALPERRKAVGGMLLSMALTAFLTGVTEPIEFSFMFLAPVLYGLHTLMTGLAMVVMDLLGVKLGFTFSAGLLDYALNFSKATRPLLLVPVGLVYFALYYGVFRWAITRFDIKTPGREPEIAPAAGDDGEGAPVERGAAFVVALGGAGNLASIDACTTRLRLVIRDQAKVDEARLRSLGAKGFVRPSAEALQVVLGPIADMVADEMRRMTGSAVVAVSVAVVPSVDLPVADAAPWIAALGGRGNILSVAANPSRLMLHLADPSLMQQDMLRALGLRAAVVPGDGVVHLLTDEAEPLGRALAA; encoded by the coding sequence ATGAAGATATCGGTCCAGGCGCTCCAGCCGCTCGGCCGCGCGCTGATGCTGCCGATCGCGGTGCTGCCGATCGCGGGGCTGCTGCTCCGCCTCGGCCAGCCCGATCTGCTCGACATCCCGTTCGTCGCGGCGGCGGGCTCGGCGGTGTTCGACAATCTCGGCCTGCTCTTCGCAGTCGGCATCGCGGTCGGCTTCGCGCGCGACGGCAATGGCGCGGCGGGGCTCGCCGGCATCGTCTGCTTCCTGGTCGCGACGCATGGCGCGGCGACTTTGCTGACCGTGCCGCCGGGCACCGGCGCGGGGCTGCCCGCCGACGCGCTGGCGCTCGCCACCGATGCCTTCCGCACCAAGGCGATCGACAAGATATCGGTGCCGATCGGCATCCTCTCGGGGATCATCGCCGGCAGCGCCTATAATCGCTGGTCGGGCATCCGCCTGCCCGATTATCTGTCCTTCTTCGGCGGCCGGCGCTTCGTGCCGATCGTGTCCGGCGTCGCCGGGCTCGGGCTCGCCGCGGTGATCGGCTTCGCCTATTCGGCGATCGCCACCGGCATGGATGCGCTGAGCGGCGGCATCATCCATTCGGGCGTGTTCGGGCTGTTCCTCTATGGCGTGCTCAACCGGCTGCTGATCGTCACCGGGCTGCACCATATCCTCAACAACGTCGCCTGGTTCATCGTCGGTGATTTCCATGGCAGCACCGGCGATCTCAACCGCTTCTTCGCCGGCGATCCGAGCGCGGGCGCGTTCATGACCGGCTTCTTCCCGGTGATGATGTTCGGCCTGCCCGCCGCCTGCCTCGCCATGTATCGCGCCGCGCTGCCGGAACGCCGCAAGGCGGTCGGCGGCATGCTGCTGTCGATGGCGCTCACCGCCTTCCTGACCGGCGTGACCGAGCCGATCGAGTTCAGCTTCATGTTCCTGGCGCCCGTGCTCTACGGCCTGCACACGCTGATGACCGGCCTTGCGATGGTGGTGATGGACCTGCTCGGCGTGAAGCTCGGCTTCACCTTCTCGGCGGGCCTGCTCGATTATGCGCTGAACTTCTCCAAGGCGACGCGGCCGCTGCTGCTGGTGCCGGTCGGGCTGGTCTATTTCGCGCTTTATTATGGCGTGTTCCGCTGGGCGATCACGCGCTTCGACATCAAGACGCCGGGCCGCGAGCCCGAAATCGCGCCGGCCGCCGGTGACGACGGCGAGGGCGCCCCGGTCGAGCGCGGCGCCGCCTTCGTGGTGGCGCTCGGCGGCGCCGGCAACCTCGCCTCGATCGATGCCTGCACGACGCGGCTGCGGCTGGTGATCCGCGACCAGGCGAAGGTGGACGAGGCACGGCTGCGGTCGCTCGGCGCCAAGGGCTTCGTGCGCCCCTCGGCGGAGGCCCTGCAGGTCGTGCTGGGGCCGATCGCCGACATGGTGGCGGACGAGATGCGGCGGATGACGGGATCGGCGGTTGTCGCCGTATCGGTCGCGGTGGTGCCGAGCGTCGATCTGCCGGTGGCGGACGCCGCGCCGTGGATCGCGGCGCTGGGTGGGAGGGGCAACATCCTGTCGGTGGCGGCCAATCCGAGCCGGCTGATGCTCCATCTGGCCGATCCCTCCCTCATGCAGCAGGACATGTTGCGCGCGCTCGGCCTGCGCGCCGCGGTGGTGCCGGGCGATGGCGTGGTCCATCTCCTGACCGACGAGGCCGAACCGCTCGGCCGGGCGCTCGCCGCATGA
- the ptsP gene encoding phosphoenolpyruvate--protein phosphotransferase, protein MSVPIAGPIASPLAGWLTSLDAVPDPVFAERMLGDGVAIDPIEGIVRAPVAGRIVTLHPARHAVTIESDAGAVLLIHVGLETVALGGEGFVAHVAEGDRVAAGDRLLSFDLDAVGRRAKSLITPIVLTNGEAFAIVPAGLDRMIAIGEPLFGLVRRDAAVQAITDGPVAERALVLPLRHGLHARPAARVAERARDFAARVTIVAADGRTASALSPVAMLALALPHGAPLQLHGQGEDAEPAVAAIAALIESGMGEGLAIAPVAAAPETETVAAPLPDRLHGVAAAPGMAAGPAWTPVRVRFDVAERGRGIEQEREALAEALHILRADTLPEEGALASIAEAHRAFLDDPELLTSAARGIAAGQSAGFAWRQAVGHFVGLLGGTGDARFAERIDDLRDLEARVLTVLTGTPATVAPPAGAILVADELLPSQLMALADSGLAGIATGGGGPTSHVAIIAAGLGWPMLAALGADVARIADGTMLLLDAGTATLTIDPPADTLATSRIAADRAAAFRAEAVARAHDPAATRDGARIEIFANLGSLEEARAAAQAGAEGCGLLRTEFLFLDRPSPPDEEEQVATYQAIADALGGRPLIVRTLDIGADKPAPYWPMPPEENPALGLRGLRLGLARPALLETQLRALARVTGDVKIMLPMVIEPAEVRRVRAMLAAIADAPPALGIMVETPAAAMLADALAVDADFFSIGSNDLSQYALAMDRGNPAVAARLDALHPAVLRLIAATVAGGATRDRWTGVCGGMAADPLAVPILIGLGITELSVPPSAVAETKARVRRTSLASARDLAQAALAADGAAAVRALARTYIEDIGA, encoded by the coding sequence ATGAGCGTTCCGATCGCCGGGCCGATCGCGAGCCCGCTGGCCGGCTGGCTGACCAGCCTCGATGCGGTGCCCGATCCGGTGTTCGCCGAACGCATGCTCGGCGACGGCGTGGCGATCGATCCGATCGAGGGCATCGTGCGCGCGCCGGTCGCCGGGCGGATCGTCACGCTCCATCCGGCGCGCCATGCGGTGACGATCGAGAGCGATGCGGGCGCGGTGCTGCTGATCCATGTCGGGCTGGAGACGGTGGCGCTCGGCGGCGAGGGCTTCGTGGCGCATGTCGCCGAAGGGGACCGGGTGGCGGCCGGCGACCGGCTGCTCTCCTTCGATCTCGATGCGGTCGGGCGGCGGGCGAAGAGCCTGATCACGCCGATCGTCCTCACCAATGGCGAGGCCTTTGCGATTGTGCCCGCCGGGCTCGATCGGATGATCGCGATCGGCGAGCCGCTGTTCGGGCTGGTGCGCCGCGACGCTGCGGTTCAGGCGATCACGGACGGGCCTGTCGCAGAGCGCGCGCTCGTCCTGCCGCTGCGCCATGGCCTGCATGCGCGGCCGGCGGCCCGGGTGGCGGAGCGTGCGCGCGATTTCGCCGCCCGCGTCACCATCGTCGCGGCGGACGGGCGGACGGCATCGGCGCTCAGCCCGGTGGCGATGCTGGCGCTGGCGCTGCCCCATGGCGCGCCCTTGCAACTGCACGGCCAGGGCGAGGATGCCGAACCCGCGGTGGCGGCGATCGCGGCGCTGATCGAGAGCGGCATGGGCGAAGGGCTGGCGATCGCGCCGGTCGCCGCCGCCCCGGAGACCGAGACGGTCGCGGCGCCGCTGCCGGATCGCCTCCACGGGGTCGCGGCAGCACCAGGCATGGCGGCGGGGCCGGCCTGGACGCCGGTTCGCGTGCGCTTCGATGTCGCCGAGCGGGGGCGCGGGATCGAGCAGGAGCGCGAGGCGCTGGCCGAGGCGCTCCACATCCTGCGGGCCGATACGCTGCCCGAAGAGGGCGCCTTGGCATCGATCGCCGAGGCGCATCGCGCCTTTCTCGACGATCCCGAACTGCTGACCAGCGCCGCCCGGGGGATCGCCGCCGGGCAGAGCGCCGGCTTCGCATGGCGGCAGGCGGTCGGCCATTTCGTCGGCCTGCTGGGCGGCACCGGCGACGCGCGCTTCGCCGAGCGGATCGACGACCTGCGCGATCTCGAGGCGCGGGTGCTGACGGTGCTGACCGGAACCCCCGCCACCGTCGCGCCGCCGGCCGGTGCGATCCTCGTCGCGGACGAATTGCTGCCGTCGCAACTGATGGCACTGGCGGACAGCGGGCTGGCCGGCATCGCCACGGGCGGCGGCGGGCCGACCTCGCATGTCGCGATCATCGCCGCCGGGCTCGGCTGGCCGATGCTGGCGGCGCTCGGCGCCGATGTCGCGCGGATCGCGGACGGCACGATGCTGCTGCTCGATGCCGGCACCGCGACGCTGACTATCGATCCGCCGGCCGATACCCTCGCGACGAGCCGCATCGCCGCCGACCGTGCCGCCGCCTTCCGCGCCGAAGCCGTCGCGCGCGCCCATGACCCGGCGGCGACCCGCGACGGCGCCCGGATCGAGATCTTCGCCAATCTCGGTTCGCTGGAGGAGGCGCGCGCCGCCGCGCAGGCAGGGGCGGAAGGCTGCGGCCTGCTGCGCACCGAATTCCTGTTCCTCGATCGCCCGTCGCCGCCCGACGAGGAGGAGCAGGTCGCCACCTATCAGGCGATCGCCGATGCGCTGGGCGGCCGCCCGCTGATCGTCCGCACGCTCGACATCGGCGCCGACAAGCCGGCCCCCTATTGGCCGATGCCGCCCGAGGAGAATCCGGCGCTCGGCCTGCGCGGCCTGCGCCTCGGGCTGGCCCGGCCCGCCCTGCTGGAGACGCAGCTGCGCGCGCTCGCCCGCGTGACCGGCGACGTGAAGATCATGCTGCCGATGGTGATCGAGCCCGCCGAGGTTCGCCGCGTCCGCGCGATGCTGGCGGCGATCGCGGACGCGCCGCCGGCGCTCGGCATCATGGTCGAGACGCCTGCCGCCGCGATGCTCGCCGATGCGCTGGCGGTGGACGCCGACTTCTTCTCGATCGGCAGCAACGATCTCAGCCAATATGCGCTGGCGATGGACCGCGGCAATCCGGCGGTGGCGGCGCGGCTCGACGCGCTGCACCCGGCGGTGCTGCGGCTGATCGCGGCGACGGTCGCGGGCGGCGCGACGCGCGATCGCTGGACCGGGGTGTGCGGCGGCATGGCCGCCGATCCGCTGGCGGTGCCGATCCTGATCGGGCTCGGCATCACCGAATTGTCGGTGCCGCCCTCGGCCGTCGCCGAGACCAAGGCGCGGGTGCGCCGCACCAGCCTGGCCAGCGCGCGCGATCTGGCGCAGGCGGCGCTGGCCGCCGACGGCGCCGCGGCGGTGCGGGCCCTGGCGCGAACCTATATCGAGGACATCGGCGCATGA
- a CDS encoding family 20 glycosylhydrolase: MRVILRVTTALTALFAGSAASAAAAPLTAPLTVSLPLLPMPASVVAGEGRFALHGASIVAADAGEKAAAARFTDLLARSGGPKIAAGSAGTIRFLRDPSIDGGEAYRLEVTPAAITIRASGDAGLFYGAETLFQLAASARDGRIAAVTIADKPAFAWRGMMLDSVRHFQPPAYIEQLLDRMASEKLNVFHWHLTDDQGWRVPIDRYPRLIEIGAWRVPAGAEGRDPKTGKPVRYGGFYTKDEIRGIVAYAAARHITIVPEIEMPGHATAMVAAYPELASTPTPPTAPSADWGVLPNLLNPTDTTFTFLDHVLDEVMALFPGQYIHVGGDEPPKDQWKANPQIQAQIKALGLKDEEALQGWFTARIGDYLQKHGRRLIGWDEILAGGVPADATVMSWRGMDGALKAAHLGHDTVLAPAPMLYLDNRQSDSADEPPGRGDIEGWHKLYDFDSAPASLSAEERRHILGLQVNLWTEHLRTTDFVDRMIWPRAAILAELGWSPPVPRDWTGFTHRLRPELARWQALGWGYDRTPLEPEAKLDGGTITLSQPAEMGDLHVTTDGSAPTVRSPLYTAPIAFTGANRIAAQSFLDGAPLGEVRRWRFDAASPFTRAATAMQLCSNKLPVRVQDDGPTDGVHRILWGDMMQTCWIWPKATLDGVRSIGADVGSVPFNFALGADIASVTFRPPATPAGELEIRQDSCDGPRIAVIPLAPATASTGVTSLSAPLAAAVQGTHDLCMTFTQRTPDPLWLLDRLILNR, encoded by the coding sequence ATGCGTGTAATCTTGCGTGTCACCACTGCGTTGACCGCCCTCTTCGCAGGTTCGGCGGCCAGCGCGGCGGCCGCCCCGCTCACCGCCCCGCTCACCGTGTCGCTCCCGCTGCTGCCGATGCCCGCATCGGTGGTGGCGGGGGAGGGCCGCTTCGCCCTGCACGGCGCGTCGATCGTGGCGGCGGATGCGGGGGAGAAGGCGGCGGCGGCGCGCTTCACCGATCTGCTCGCCCGATCGGGCGGGCCGAAGATCGCCGCCGGGTCCGCCGGCACCATCCGTTTCCTGCGCGATCCGTCGATCGACGGCGGCGAGGCCTATCGGCTCGAGGTGACGCCCGCTGCCATCACCATCCGCGCCAGCGGCGATGCCGGGCTGTTCTACGGCGCCGAGACCCTGTTCCAGCTGGCGGCTTCGGCCAGGGATGGCCGCATCGCCGCCGTCACCATCGCCGACAAGCCGGCCTTCGCCTGGCGCGGCATGATGCTGGACAGCGTCCGCCACTTCCAGCCGCCGGCCTATATCGAGCAGTTGCTCGACCGGATGGCGAGCGAGAAGCTCAACGTCTTCCACTGGCACCTGACCGACGATCAGGGCTGGCGCGTCCCGATCGATCGCTATCCGCGCCTGATCGAAATCGGCGCGTGGCGCGTGCCCGCCGGCGCGGAAGGGCGCGATCCCAAGACGGGAAAGCCCGTGCGCTATGGCGGCTTCTACACCAAGGACGAGATCCGCGGGATCGTCGCCTATGCCGCCGCCCGCCACATCACCATCGTCCCCGAGATCGAGATGCCGGGCCACGCCACCGCGATGGTCGCCGCCTATCCCGAACTCGCCTCCACGCCGACGCCGCCGACCGCGCCGAGCGCGGACTGGGGCGTGCTGCCCAATCTGCTGAACCCGACCGACACGACCTTCACCTTCCTCGATCATGTGCTGGACGAGGTGATGGCGCTGTTCCCCGGCCAATATATCCATGTCGGCGGCGACGAGCCGCCCAAGGATCAATGGAAGGCCAATCCGCAGATCCAGGCGCAGATCAAGGCGCTCGGCCTCAAGGACGAAGAGGCCTTGCAGGGCTGGTTCACGGCGCGGATCGGCGACTATCTCCAGAAGCATGGCCGCCGCCTGATCGGCTGGGACGAGATCCTCGCGGGCGGCGTGCCGGCCGATGCGACGGTGATGTCGTGGCGCGGCATGGACGGCGCGCTCAAGGCTGCGCATCTCGGCCATGATACCGTGCTGGCGCCGGCACCGATGCTCTATCTCGACAACCGGCAGAGCGATTCCGCCGACGAGCCGCCGGGGCGCGGCGATATCGAGGGCTGGCACAAGCTCTATGATTTCGACAGCGCGCCCGCCTCGCTGAGCGCCGAGGAGCGGCGCCATATCCTGGGGCTTCAGGTCAATCTGTGGACCGAGCATCTGCGCACCACCGATTTCGTCGATCGCATGATCTGGCCGCGCGCGGCGATCCTGGCGGAGCTGGGCTGGTCGCCGCCGGTCCCGCGCGACTGGACCGGCTTCACCCATCGGTTGCGGCCCGAACTGGCGCGCTGGCAGGCGCTCGGCTGGGGCTATGACCGGACCCCGCTGGAGCCCGAGGCGAAGCTCGACGGCGGCACCATCACCCTGTCCCAGCCCGCCGAAATGGGCGATCTCCACGTCACCACCGACGGCAGCGCGCCGACCGTCCGCTCGCCGCTCTACACTGCGCCGATCGCCTTCACCGGCGCCAACCGGATTGCCGCGCAGAGCTTTCTCGACGGTGCGCCGCTCGGCGAAGTGCGCCGCTGGCGCTTCGATGCCGCCAGCCCCTTCACCCGCGCCGCCACCGCCATGCAGCTCTGCTCCAACAAGCTGCCGGTGCGGGTGCAGGACGATGGCCCGACCGACGGCGTCCATCGCATCCTCTGGGGCGATATGATGCAGACCTGCTGGATCTGGCCCAAGGCGACGCTCGACGGGGTGCGCTCGATCGGCGCCGATGTCGGCAGCGTGCCGTTCAACTTTGCGCTCGGCGCCGACATCGCCAGCGTCACCTTCCGCCCGCCGGCGACGCCTGCCGGCGAACTGGAGATCCGGCAGGACAGCTGCGACGGCCCGCGCATCGCCGTCATCCCGCTCGCGCCGGCCACCGCCTCGACCGGGGTGACCAGCCTGTCCGCCCCGCTCGCCGCCGCAGTGCAGGGCACCCACGATCTCTGCATGACCTTCACCCAAAGGACACCGGACCCGCTGTGGCTGCTCGACCGATTGATCCTGAACCGATGA
- a CDS encoding TonB-dependent receptor — MVGASKTLWTISASLAALATAMPAVAQDVAPSDTSQPSPAKSDEIIVTGIRASIQASLDQKRKSDMVSEVITAQDIGKFPDKNVADSLGRLTGVNVVTGSANAGGFGENQSVSIRGTDPNLNLTLLDGHGIATGDWFVLDQQNGGRSFNFSMLPSEIVGSLEVYKSSEADLPEGGVGGTINVHTRRPLDMKSGTISLTGQGVHNDLAGGWQPQFSGVASWKNETGTFGVLVSGFYEKRDFRRDGQEFLGYAAASNFNGTGQTVDYPTLIGNAYFTQQRIRKGGNFAAQWKPSDRLEVNLTGLYTRMDANNVNVNSMAWVSNVIGANSTPGTPGYTLGDYTTYKAKDGNTYLTSASWGGTTADGTPVNGKVQDDIFRTAYSSTWNADLDTKWRPTDALTLEGDIGYTKGKGATTDTEAWETYWHTGMSYAFDGKHADLSFPDLPTDTGSAAYLDNYYSYSWGGKIISPDKEFYAKLDAEYAINNGWLKSIKVGGRYTDHKRSLDYTAYSWAGNTTCATSGTCTLGSVYSGQMTPGDYSDGIAGAAPYPLADRDKVLAELATNGGRQFAFYPPQSFSVQEKDAAVYAMAKVGNDRDWRGNVGVRAIHTDLSTVQYSQNAPDITIVNQFGKFGEVDDGSKYWDVLPSANLTYNVTSKMLVRGAVAKVMSRPGYAQLAGAFSLDDLGLSGTAGGNPHLKPYRAWQYNLDAEWYYAPQALFSIGLFALDIQNYITSNSTTIFYVTQQHPLGANFNVTAPVNGGGGTNKGVEVSWQQPIKWGFGVIANYTYSDAKKDKSALLPIDGGNRAIDGNSKQTYNLTGYFENKLLSLRVAYSYRSKFRSGVDRSTPMWQDGYGQLDGSLLVHVMPHIDLSFDAQNITNSKLYYFVGDKNVPRAYYNNGRTVYAGARVNF, encoded by the coding sequence ATGGTGGGAGCAAGCAAGACGCTGTGGACGATTTCGGCCAGCCTGGCCGCCCTCGCAACGGCGATGCCGGCGGTGGCGCAGGATGTGGCACCGTCCGATACGAGCCAGCCGAGCCCGGCGAAGAGCGACGAGATCATCGTCACCGGCATCCGCGCCTCGATCCAGGCCTCGCTCGATCAGAAGCGCAAGTCGGACATGGTGTCCGAGGTCATCACCGCGCAGGACATCGGCAAGTTCCCGGACAAGAACGTCGCCGACTCGCTCGGCCGCCTCACCGGCGTCAACGTCGTCACCGGCTCGGCCAATGCCGGTGGCTTCGGCGAGAACCAGTCGGTCTCGATCCGCGGCACCGATCCCAACCTCAACCTCACTTTGCTCGACGGCCATGGCATCGCCACCGGCGACTGGTTCGTGCTCGACCAGCAGAATGGCGGGCGCAGCTTCAACTTCTCGATGCTGCCGTCCGAAATCGTCGGCAGCCTGGAGGTCTATAAATCGTCCGAGGCCGACCTGCCCGAAGGCGGCGTCGGCGGCACGATCAACGTCCACACCCGCCGCCCGCTCGACATGAAGTCGGGCACGATCAGCCTGACCGGGCAGGGCGTCCACAATGATCTCGCCGGCGGCTGGCAGCCGCAATTCTCGGGCGTCGCCAGCTGGAAGAACGAGACCGGCACGTTCGGCGTGCTGGTCTCCGGCTTCTACGAAAAGCGCGATTTCCGCCGCGATGGCCAGGAATTCCTCGGGTATGCCGCCGCTTCCAACTTCAACGGCACCGGCCAGACGGTCGATTATCCGACGCTGATCGGCAACGCCTATTTCACCCAGCAGCGCATCCGCAAGGGCGGCAATTTCGCCGCCCAGTGGAAGCCGAGCGACCGGCTGGAGGTGAACCTCACCGGCCTCTACACCCGGATGGACGCCAACAACGTCAATGTGAACAGCATGGCATGGGTGTCGAACGTGATCGGCGCCAATTCGACGCCGGGCACGCCGGGCTACACGCTGGGCGACTACACCACCTACAAGGCCAAGGACGGCAACACCTACCTCACCTCCGCCTCGTGGGGCGGCACCACCGCCGACGGCACGCCGGTGAACGGCAAGGTGCAGGACGATATCTTCCGCACCGCTTATTCCTCCACCTGGAATGCCGATCTCGATACCAAGTGGCGGCCGACCGACGCGCTGACGCTGGAAGGCGATATCGGCTATACCAAGGGCAAGGGCGCCACCACCGACACCGAGGCGTGGGAGACCTACTGGCACACCGGCATGAGCTATGCCTTCGACGGCAAGCATGCCGATCTGAGCTTCCCCGATCTGCCCACCGACACCGGGTCCGCCGCCTATCTCGACAATTATTACAGCTATAGCTGGGGCGGCAAGATCATCTCGCCGGACAAGGAATTCTACGCCAAGCTCGATGCGGAATATGCGATCAACAATGGCTGGCTGAAATCGATCAAGGTCGGCGGCCGCTACACCGATCACAAGCGCTCGCTGGATTACACGGCCTATAGCTGGGCCGGCAACACCACCTGCGCGACGTCGGGCACCTGCACGCTCGGCTCGGTCTATTCCGGCCAGATGACGCCGGGCGACTATTCCGACGGCATTGCCGGTGCCGCGCCCTATCCGCTCGCCGATCGCGACAAGGTGCTGGCCGAACTGGCGACCAATGGCGGCCGGCAGTTCGCTTTCTACCCGCCGCAGAGCTTCTCGGTGCAGGAGAAGGATGCCGCGGTCTATGCGATGGCCAAGGTCGGCAATGATCGCGACTGGCGCGGCAATGTCGGCGTCCGCGCGATCCACACCGATCTGTCCACCGTGCAATATTCGCAGAATGCGCCGGACATCACGATCGTCAACCAGTTCGGCAAGTTCGGCGAGGTCGATGACGGCAGCAAATATTGGGACGTGCTGCCGAGCGCCAACCTGACCTACAATGTCACCAGCAAGATGCTGGTGCGCGGCGCGGTGGCGAAGGTGATGTCGCGGCCCGGCTATGCCCAACTGGCCGGCGCGTTCAGCCTCGACGATCTGGGGCTGAGCGGCACCGCCGGCGGCAACCCGCATCTCAAGCCCTATCGCGCCTGGCAGTATAATCTCGATGCCGAATGGTATTATGCGCCGCAGGCCTTGTTCTCGATCGGCCTGTTCGCGCTCGATATCCAGAACTACATCACCTCGAACAGCACGACGATCTTCTACGTCACCCAGCAGCACCCGCTCGGCGCCAATTTCAACGTGACCGCGCCGGTCAACGGCGGCGGCGGCACCAACAAGGGCGTCGAGGTCAGCTGGCAGCAGCCGATCAAATGGGGCTTCGGGGTCATCGCCAACTACACCTATTCGGATGCCAAGAAGGACAAGTCGGCGCTCCTGCCGATCGACGGCGGCAACCGCGCGATCGACGGCAACAGCAAGCAGACCTACAATCTCACCGGCTATTTCGAGAACAAGCTGCTCTCGCTGCGGGTCGCCTACAGCTATCGCTCGAAATTCCGCTCGGGCGTCGATCGCTCCACGCCGATGTGGCAGGATGGCTATGGCCAGCTCGACGGATCGCTGCTGGTCCATGTGATGCCGCATATCGACCTGTCGTTCGACGCGCAGAACATCACCAATTCCAAGCTTTACTACTTCGTCGGCGACAAGAATGTGCCCCGGGCCTACTATAATAATGGCCGCACCGTGTATGCGGGAGCCCGGGTGAATTTCTGA